In Cervus elaphus chromosome 16, mCerEla1.1, whole genome shotgun sequence, a single window of DNA contains:
- the ACTL7A gene encoding actin-like protein 7A produces the protein MALESVWAPQAAVIGDGPSERIGEQACPQTQVLQTASLKDGPAKRAVWVRRNHSEPEPTTSPEVKKPKLELTKAVVVDLGTGYCKCGFAGLPKPTHRISTTVGKPYMETAKTGDNRKETFVGHELINPEVRLKLVNPLQHGIIVDWDTVQDIWEYLFHQEMKIAPEEHAVLVSDPPLSPHTNREKYAEMLFETFRTPAMHIAYQSRLSMYSYGRTSGLVVEVGHGVSYVVPIYEGYPLPSITGRLDYAGSDLTTYLMGLMNAAGKHFTEGQLGIVEDIKKKCCFVALDPIEEKKVPATEHMIQYTLPDGQAIYLCQERFLCSEMFFKPSLIKSMQLGLHTQTVSCLNKCDIALKRDLMGNILLCGGSTMLSGFPNRLQKELSSMCPNDTPQVNVLPERDTAVWTGGSILASLQGFQPLWVHRSEYEEHGPFFLYRRCF, from the coding sequence ATGGCTCTTGAGAGTGTGTGGGCTCCACAGGCGGCAGTCATAGGGGATGGGCCTTCCGAGAGAATAGGTGAGCAGGCCTGCCCGCAGACACAGGTCCTCCAGACCGCCTCCCTGAAGGATGGCCCAGCCAAGCGGGCAGTGTGGGTGCGCCGTAACCATTCAGAGCCAGAACCTACGACATCACCTGAGGTCAAGAAGCCCAAGCTAGAGCTGACCAAGGCAGTGGTCGTGGACCTTGGCACAGGCTACTGTAAATGTGGCTTTGCCGGGCTGCCCAAGCCCACCCACAGGATCTCAACCACAGTGGGCAAACCCTACATGGAGACCGCCAAAACCGGTGACAATCGCAAGGAGACATTCGTGGGGCACGAGCTCATCAACCCAGAGGTTCGTCTCAAGCTGGTTAACCCTCTGCAGCACGGCATCATTGTGGACTGGGATACAGTGCAGGATATCTGGGAATATCTCTTCCATCAAGAAATGAAGATTGCCCCAGAGGAGCACGCGGTCTTGGTTTCAGATCCAcccctgagcccacacaccaaCAGGGAGAAGTATGCTGAAATGCTGTTTGAGACCTTCAGAACGCCCGCGATGCACATCGCCTACCAGTCCCGCCTGTCCATGTACTCCTACGGCAGGACCTCCGGCCTGGTGGTGGAGGTCGGCCACGGCGTGTCCTACGTAGTTCCCATCTACGAGGGCTACCCTCTGCCCAGCATCACCGGACGGCTGGACTACGCGGGCTCTGACCTGACAACCTACTTGATGGGGCTGATGAACGCTGCAGGGAAACACTTCACCGAGGGCCAGCTGGGCATCGTGGAGGACATCAAGAAGAAATGCTGCTTTGTGGCCCTGGACCCCATTGAAGAGAAGAAAGTCCCAGCTACTGAGCATATGATCCAGTACACTCTGCCAGATGGGCAGGCGATCTACCTGTGCCAGGAAAGGTTCCTCTGCTCGGAGATGTTCTTCAAGCCTTCTCTGATCAAGTCCATGCAGCTGGGCCTCCACACCCAGACGGTATCCTGCCTCAACAAGTGTGACATCGCCCTCAAACGAGACCTCATGGGGAATATCCTGCTCTGCGGGGGGAGCACTATGCTCAGCGGTTTCCCTAACCGTCTGCAGAAGGAACTGAGCAGCATGTGTCCCAATGACACCCCCCAGGTAAACGTGTTGCCAGAAAGAGACACGGCAGTGTGGACGGGGGGCTCCATCCTGGCATCGCTTCAGGGCTTCCAACCGCTGTGGGTCCACCGCTCTGAGTATGAGGAGCATGGGCCTTTCTTCCTCTACAGAAGGTGCTTCTGA
- the ACTL7B gene encoding LOW QUALITY PROTEIN: actin-like protein 7B (The sequence of the model RefSeq protein was modified relative to this genomic sequence to represent the inferred CDS: deleted 1 base in 1 codon) — protein sequence MATRNSPSPKPMGTAQGDPGEAGTLPAPDAGIRDTSSATQLKMKPKKVRKIKALIIDLGSQYCKCGYAGEPRPTYFISSTVGKRYSEAADSGDTRKETYVGHELLNMEAPLKLINPLKYGIVVDWDCIQSIWEYIFHTAMKILPEEHAVLVSDPPLSPTSSREKYAELLFETFGIPAMHVTSQSLLSIYSYGKTSGLVVESGHGVSHVVPISEGDVLPGLTSRADYAGSDLTNYLLQLLNEAGHTFTDDHLHIIEHIKKKCCYSALKPEEELGLCLEDLRVDYELPDGKLITIGQERFQCAEMLFKPTLVGSNQPGLPALTAACLDRCQEAGFKEEMAANVLLCGGCTMLDGFPQRFQRELSLLCPGDSPAVAAAPERKTSVWTGGSILASLQAFQQLWVSKEEFEERGSAAIYSKC from the exons ATGGCAACAAGGAACAGCCCTAGCCCCAAGCCGATGGGCACGGCTCAGGGGGACCCGGGAGAGGCCGGCACCCTGCCAGCTCCTGATGCTGGCATCCGGGACACAAGTTCGGCCACTCAGCTGAAGATGAAGCCCAAGAAGGTGCGCAAGATCAAGGCGCTCATCATTGACCTGGGCTCCCAGTACTGTAAGTGTGGCTACGCGGGTGAGCCAAGGCCCACCTACTTCATCTCCTCCACGGTGGGCAAGCGCTACTCGGAGGCGGCCGACTCCGGTGACACCCGCAAGGAGACCTACGTGGGCCACGAGCTGCTCAACATGGAGGCGCCTCTGAAGCTGATCAACCCGCTCAAATACGGCATCGTGGTGGACTGGGACTGCATCCAGAGCATCTGGGAGTACATCTTCCACACGGCCATGAAGATCCTCCCCGAGGAGCACGCCGTGCTGGTCTCTGAC CCCCCGCTCAGCCCCACGAGCAGCCGGGAGAAGTATGCGGAGCTGCTCTTCGAGACCTTCGGCATCCCTGCCATGCACGTGACGTCCCAGTCGCTGCTGTCCATCTACTCCTATGGCAAGACCTCCGGGCTGGTGGTGGAGAGCGGGCATGGCGTCTCACACGTGGTGCCCATCTCTGAGGGCGACGTGCTGCCGGGCCTGACCAGTCGAGCCGACTACGCGGGCAGCGACCTCACCAACTACCTGCTGCAGCTGCTCAACGAGGCCGGCCACACGTTCACCGACGACCACTTGCACATCATCGAGCACATCAAGAAGAAGTGCTGCTACTCGGCCCTCAAGCCAGAGGAGGAGCTCGGCCTGTGCCTGGAGGACCTGCGCGTGGACTACGAGCTCCCGGACGGCAAGCTCATCACCATCGGCCAGGAGCGCTTCCAGTGCGCCGAGATGCTCTTCAAGCCCACTCTGGTAGGCAGCAACCAGCCCGGCCTCCCTGCGCTCACGGCCGCCTGCCTGGACCGCTGCCAGGAGGCGGGCTTCAAGGAGGAGATGGCCGCCAACGTGCTGCTGTGCGGCGGCTGCACCATGCTGGATGGCTTCCCCCAGCGCTTCCAGAGGGAGCTGAGCCTCCTCTGCCCCGGGGACAGCCCTGCAGTGGCCGCAGCTCCCGAGAGGAAGACCTCCGTGTGGACCGGCGGCTCCATCCTGGCCTCCCTGCAGGCCTTTCAGCAGCTCTGGGTCAGCAAGGAGGAGTTTGAGGAGCGGGGCAGTGCGGCCATCTACAGCAAGTGCTGA